ATAAAATTTGACAGGTACTAGACTGTGTATGCTATATTAAGTAGATTGTTTTCTTTAGGCGGGAGAgaagtttaattttcattttataaacattGGCAGTAATGTgagaaaagaagcagagagactAGGTTTCGAATTGTTAAAGTAGTTTAAGCAAGAGATGAGGGCTTGAACTAAGATAACCAATTGGGGAGATTTGCGTCAGCCTAAAGTGGGTTGTCTAGAGTTGTAatttaaatcagtggttctcaatctggGGCAATTTTGCCCTCTAAGGGACTTTTGGCAacgtctggagacatttttggttgatACCACTGCTGCAGAGTCcatgtttttctctatttcaatAATAATAGACACACAAAGTGCTAGAGAGAAGATCTATGAGCCTTATAGAAGGGATTTCAGTATTGGGTAGAAGGGTACATACAGATTTAAGTGTCTGTGATTAAGTCATTGCCCTGTCACAGTTAATTATTGGACTCTAACCTTCCTATTCCTAGTCCATTATCTTTCCATTATCATAATTAGTAGGAAACTGTCTCAATCCTTATTCCCATTCATTGTTTCTGCTAATTTTTCATACATTGAATTCTCATTAAAGAATAGGCTTTAAATTTGTACAATTGCTACCTGTAGGGTATTGCAGGCAACAAGGATCTTTCACACAGGACAGCCAAGTCGTGCCCCTCTACCACCTCTTCCTGAATATGGAGGAAAAGTTCGTTTTGGACTGATCCCTGAGGAATTCTTCCAGTTCCTTTATCCTAAAACTGGTGTAACAGGTGAGCATTTGCCTAGTCTTTGATAGTATGTACGGATGGTCCCACTAATACCAAGTCAGctgtttttaaaaggatattgTGAAGGTGATTCAATAAAACAATTGATTTAGTTGCTCTAACTTGTCTTTGGTATAAATTTACTTggaattttaacttaattttgtaGCATTGTTTCTATTTGTTGATATACCAAATTTTTTGAATGCCTGTTCTATGCCAGGCATATAGTGGTGAACTGTACCTGCCATTATAGAACATACATTCTACTATAGGATagacaataaagaaatgaataactgTATAATGTATTGTTGGATAATGAAAAGAGctatagataaaaataaagccaggtaAATCAATAGATGTCATTAAATTATGTATGCATACACATGAAGACAGAAATTAGACTATCTTTGTccagtttttctccttttggaaagGTATAAACTGTTTCAAAGCCTTGCATTTTCGTAATGCAATATGTTTTCACTTATgttatttaatccttgcaactGTCCTATGAAGACATTTTTATCATccagaagaagtagaaaacaaataatgtACTGAGATTGTGTTATCTCTTTAGTGACTGAGCTGGATTTGAATGTAGGTCCTCTGATTAAGTTTAGGGTTCTTTCTACTACTACACATACTGCTTTTCTTGCTTTACCCAAATACTGCTATGACCGTGGAACACTGGAaaccaaagatttttttaatcctGGAGTAGCCTAAAGTAGCATTTCCCTAACTGAAATTGCAAGAAACGTGAATGTCCTCAGATTAAGTGATTAAAATGTTACATATGATAGGCCTTTCTTGCAAACccacatttaaaatttatatattaaaggcaattttaaaaacaaaaaaactgttgaaaCTTTGTATGGGAAACTCTGGgtaaaatgtatttgaatttgTAACCCTTTTATTCTCATAATACATCCTAATATCCTTTGGTACTCAGAAACACTGTAAAATGCTGCCCTAAAAGCCTCCTCTGTCCCTGCCGAACATCTTGTGAAGAGGCACAGAGGTAAATCCTAAAGAATTACAAGTCATGTTTTGTGTCCTTTCAGAACACGTGgtctgattaaagaaaaaaatagccatATTTGAAGCCTTATAATTAGGTGCTACAGGAGTTGAGAAAACTGATATTTAATTCATCCTTTTACATACATATTACTTTATAGCtgttttttgcttatttcttgTGTCAGGTTGCTATTCAATAAAAAGAGGCAAGAGTGTATACATTTTATCTTGTCTAGTATTCCcatcaataaataatatattttgctgGACAAATTACTTCAGAAAATAACATGACATCTTTGTAGAATAGTTCCTGTTTGTTGAGCTCTTGTGCTAGGTACCttacatacattatttctcagttttatcaATGCTATGAAGAAggtactattcccattttacagataaggaaactaagttCAGAGATTATTTACATTGCTCAGTTTCTTATAAGTTGTAGAATCACGATACACATTTCCTTGAGTCCAGATCTTTGTTCTTTGAACTCTCCCATACTACTTCCCAACCTTGTGTTTTGTCTTTGAATctgattattttaaatcattactTAACTTTGCCTTCAACTGATCAAATACAGAAGTATACTTCTATCTTCTCCCTTTTAGACATAGCATATCCATTCATAAAATAACTTTCTTCTTTTAGGACCCTACATGCTCGGAACTGGGCTTATCTTGTATTGTCTCTCCAAAGAAATATATGTGATTTCCGCAGAGACCTTCACTGGCATATCAGTAATAGGAGTATTTATCTATATAACTAAAAAATATGGTGCCTCTATTGGAGAATTTGCTGATAAACTCAATGAGGTAAGAATCATAAgccttattttccattttagacTGTAGCAGAAATATCAAGGCCATCTAGTGATATTTTTGATATGAGTGTTGGAGGAGGAACATATAGAAATCTAATTATAATGATTACAGTTTTAAGTGTTAATGTTAATTACTAattcaagataattttttaaaaatctaccaaATTCTACagattttttatagttttattcattTGGCAAGCTATTGCATAGTTATAGGCAATCCTTTTTAAGGATTTGTACATTTCTCCCTACATGTGTATGTTTGTCTGTGGGTGTCTTCACAAATGAAGTACTTTGAGGAAGCATAAAATGAATCTGTTTTTATTACCGTTGGTACTTTCACTGATCTTTGTTGTCAATATCATAATCACAGGAAAAAATTGCCAAACTAGAAGCAACGAAGCAGGCTTCTATCAAACATATCCAGGATGCAATTGATTTGGAAAAGTCACAGCAGGCACTGGTTCAGAAGCGCCATTACCTTTTTGATGTCCAGAGGGTAGGTTTCAGAAGTTTCTAAGGAAAACGAAGTCACTTATTtgtgtccattaaaaaaaaaaagttaaaaactctTATGAGGAATGGTTAAATAGATTGAGcatgtttttttatttagaaaagaaaagatttgtgTAGGGATTGGCAATTATGGCTATTTAGACATTTTGAAACTATCAAGTggaaaaataattggaattattctaaaattagaaatatactataaaagaacacatttttgaTCCACATAAAAGGAAATTGTCATTAAGTTAtagctgattaaaaaatggtatgCACTGAGGAAGGCCATAGGTGAAATATATACTACATATTACACACTCACTTGCTATGAAAAAGTCTTACTTAACATATTTGctataagaaaatatgataccataCATTTCAAACTCACAAAGCAAATTCAGATAGCATTAGATCTTTTTACCATGGTCAGAGcataattctgaaatatttagtTTCCAAAACAATCTTTTGAAacatgttcatatattttgttattactTAATTTGAGCCTAGTACTTTATGCATAATATTTAAAAGTGAGATGCTCTTATATTGAAATTCATATTATAGAAGCACCTGTGAAATGAAAGATGAGATGCTAAGACAGAGTAAGTGTTTGAAATATTAAGGATCTAGGCCAGTTTTTCTCAGTGTAGTCCCAGTATTACCTGCATCAGAGTCATCTTCAGTGTAGGCTTTTGGACCCATTCAAGACCTGTGGAATCAGAACCTCTGTTAGGGGCTATCCATGAATCTATATTCGCTTAAACAGGATCCCTAAAGACTCTTATGCACATGAATGTTTGAAAATCTCAGAAAATGTTAAAGCCTCTTTCTATGAATATTTAGGCTAAAACTGGAGAATGCTTCCTGCCACATGCATACTATATACACATGTGATTGCATGCAAACttaaattctgtctttttttcttttaaccaaatTGGAATATGTACTTTTCATAAAAGTCAAAGGATTgtcatttaagtttttatttatgaaatatttatttaatatatattttgagtTCTTCCTATATAGATGCTCTATCCAAGGCAGGGTGCTGGAAGCAGACatttctgccttcatggagtCTACTTCCTAGCCAGGCATTGAGAGaagtacagaaaataaataattgagcAAATGTGAGTGTCAACAGTTAATAAATGCTAGGTAGAACAGTAAACTAGTATTAAAGAAGATGAGATTGCGGGAGAACAGAGTCATAAGGCAGTCAAGAAAGGCCTCTGATGTGATATTTGAGCAGGAACTGAAAGAACTGATGGTGCAAGCTTATGTAGATGTCTGGAGATAAAGTgtttcaggcagagagaagaacAATTACAAGGGCCTAAACCTGGAAGTTTGGTTGGTATAGTCAAGGAAAAAGGAGTCCAACATAGCTGAAGTGCTGAGAGGGAGAATAAAAGGAAGGGAGAATTATAATATGTAAAGTCTTATAGGCTTCTGTAAGTACTTTGACTTGTACTCTGAATGACAAAATCACTGGAGGCTTTTAAGCAGAGgaatatcatctcatttaagtTTTGAGGGATCACTGACTGCCTTGCTGCAAATAGACTTCATTTTTGTGCACATTGGTTTGAGTTGCCTGTCACTGGCTAGTCAAATAGAGATCtttaagagcatgggctttgtgGCTTTACTACCTATACTCAGATCTTGGCTTCATAATTTATTAGCTctgtaatcttgggcaagtttcttaacttctgcCTCAGTTAAAATGTGTATAACAGTAATAACTATCCCATGGTGTGGTTATAAGATTTAACTGAATTAACACACAAGAGTTTTAGAACATGataggtactcaacaaatgttagctagTTGACCCAGCAGATATTTATACATaagtacaaaaacaaatacacagtGTCTGCAATATTATTTGCAGTAGATAAAATTGGAAGCAATCTAATCTATTAATAGAGCTTGGTTAAGTGAATTATGGAACACCAGTATGGTGGAATccaatgtaactttttaaaaactgaggtgaGTTTGCATGTCATAATTAATAAAAGTTGTgggtatgtgtgcatatatacttatgtttTGTTTGTCAAATATTTCTGGGAGAATACAAGAAATACAGGATAATGGTGGGCTATGGCAGGGCTAGAGGAGACTCAGTTTTTGCTGCATATGCTTTTAGGTATATTTTTACTGTTGCTGTTATAATTTTTTACTACGTGCATGTTACCTATTTgtgttaaataaaagaattttacataaaatacaaGAGAGTAGTGGGGCATTCTAACTGGAAGAATTCTCAGCAGGGAAGTATTCCTTCAAATATGCAAGCAATAGTCATCATTTCTTACTTTTGCCTCAGAATAACATTGCTATGGCCTTGGAGGTTACTTACCGGGAACGGCTACATAGAGTATATAAGGAGGTAAAGAATCGCTTGGACTATCACATCTCTGTGCAGAATATGATGCGTCGGAAGGAACAGGAGCACATGATAAACTGGGTGGAGAAGCACGTGGTGCAGAGCATCTCTGCACAGCAGGTacatgatgttttattttataccttCTGGGATTGTGCCACTATCTCTGACAAGCGTCTACTGATGTTTTGTTAAGGCAGGAACAGCTGGCAAGGAGTCTTTAGCCTAGAAACAGCAGGGTTATTTTTCTGGATAGTGACACCCTAGAAGGTGATGCACAACTGCCATGAggacttttctctttcctcaaggTTTAGTTACCAAAGGGtctatcaccaaaaaaaaaaaaaaaaaaaaaaaaccagtggaAATGTCATTGGGAACACTGGTTGTAGATAGCCTGTGTTCAAGGTCCATCATCTTGATAGCATTAACCAACATACTTAATTTAATTCTCTGTAGAACATACAGACTAGACAAGGCTACTTCTAAGTCCCTTCTATTTCCTGATTCCATgatttctgttctgtttcctcTTCTCAGCTGCTTAATTCATCTGTCTTGAACAgaaatgttttctattatttgtttaaataatagatttctttttttttttctttcatttctattctttatttatttatgacttgatttcttctttcccagacATATAGAATATGTCGGCATTTCTGATCATTTTCTGCATAAACTATACCGGATTAGAAAAACAGGGTCTATCAAAGTTTGagggattgtttttatttttatttttatttatttatttttttataaagatgaccagtaaagggatcttaacccttgacttggtgttgtcagcaccatgctctccaaagtgagtgaactggccatccctatatagggatccaaaccccttagccttggtgttatcagtaccacattcttccaagtgagccatgggccggcccttattattttttttaataaactgccTTTTACGCAAAAGTAATATACATGCTTAtttaagaaatttagaaaatataagaaaagtatAGGAAGGAGACTAAAATTTTTCTATACTAAAagtataaagtatttttttatattaaaaatatagaaaagagacTCATTCTTTATTAACATTTCAATATTACTAATGTTTGTGTTGGATTGGTCTTTTTCAAGAAGCTGTTAGCTGTACAAGCCAATATCAGTGGAGATGGTTATAGGAGTATGTGGCCTCAAATTCTGTACAGAATTTTCACTCATAAAAGCTGTGAACCAGGGAATTTTAAGTAACTACCTGAATTTGcttaaaataaattgtatctACCTATGTTAAATAATTAAGTTTACTTTTGAACCATTCTAGTATTCTCATACTAAGCCAGTAATCTTGAGGTTCTGGTCTTGTAGGAGGTGTCCTTTAGAATTATGGTATTTATACCCTTCCATGTTTTGGAAAGGTCTAACcagatttctctttcctcatcacaGGAAAAGGAGACAATTGCCAAGTGCATTGCCGATCTAAAGCTGCTCTCAAAGAAGGTTCAAGCACAGCCAGTTATGTAAATGTATCTATCCCAATTGAGACAGCTAGAAGCAGTTGATGACTAAATGGAAACTAGTCTATGTGACAAAATCTTTCTGTATTGCTGTCTACTGGAGTTAGTTTACCTGTCCTAAAAATGAAGTTTCAGTTTCATATAGTAAGAGAATGAGATCTACTGGCCAGTCAGATGTTCTGGaccttctttctctgctttttgaGGTGTTCCACAATCACTTTTGAGTaagcagttttcttttattaaaacttCCTACCTGACTAAAGATTACCGAGTTATAGtttaaatttgtaattaattCTACCATCTTGCAGTAAAGTGACAATTGAAACGGGTTTTTCAAGTTGcataattttctgaaatattttagcaTATTTTAACATATAACATTTTGTCATATGGGTAAAAGTGAAAGATGTCATTGAACTGTATCGTGTTTATGAGACCATTCAGTGGTGAGCTATTTCTAGCTAAACTGATAGGTTATGGGAAATTTAAAGCTTTTCAGTTCTCttaaaataactaaaggaaatgTAATATATCAAAtcattttattgactttattatcattttagtaGTATGCCTGTAGAAAATATTATTGACTCGATGTGTCGTAAAATCACTCTCAGGAATCCAACAGGTAATTATTAAAAACACagaagataagtgttggtgagaatatggagaaatttggaacccttgtacactgttggtggaaatataaaatgggatagccactgtggaaaacagtgtggtgattcctcaaaaaattaaaaatagaattaccatgatCTATCAATTCCCCTTCTTGGtgtatactcaaaagaattgaaagcagggtcttgacaccatgttcacagcagcattattcacaatagctaaaacaaggaagcagcccaaatgtccatcgacagatgaatggataagcaaaatgtgacgtgtccatacaatggaatattatttggctttaaaaagaaaggaaattatgaCACCTTCTATGGCATGGATTAACCATAAGGACTGTGCTGactaaaataagccagtcacaaaaaaagacaaatacggTATAATTCCACTTGTGTGAGGCACttatagtcaaaatcatagagacagaaagaagaagaggtttccagggctggggggaggggagtatGAAGAATTATTGTTTCATGGGTATAGAGTTTCGGCTTTACAAGATGAGTTAGGAAAATGGATAGTGGAAATGGTTGCACATTATGAaagtatttaataccactgaaatgtacacctgatggttaagatggtaaattttatggtatgtatagtttactacaataaaaaaaaattgaaggaagaaagaatcCAGCATATAAATCAGAAAATTCTTCCTGCATTAAGTTTGTCTGCATTTAATTCTCTCATGACTGTACTCAAATGGGCAACTTAAATaataggaaatattaaaaaatttgtgTCATAAGGGTAATTGCTATTTTCATTGACTTCCTAAGATTTTAATTTATGTAACAATTATTTGGGTCAATATGTATTGATGGGGCAGTAGGGACAAGAAGCAGGCAGGCCCTCAGACCTAGGACCATAGGATGGGAGGGGGCCAGCCATGTGAACAGAACATGACTGAAGTTTCCTGCAAAAATGACTGGATAACTATTTGGAATGGCCTGAGTATTTCATGGCAGTGGCCTTATCAGCACAGAGAAGCAAAGATCCAAATTCCTAGGTCAGCCCCTGCATTGTGAATACAGAAAACAAGATTGTCAGGATCAGGTACAATGGAATGccaaatgggtgcagtgatgacCTGTTGCCTTGGAGGAGGACAGTGGAGAATAAGCTGGATACCAAATAACCCTTACATGTGCCATGCCAAGCTAAATGCCATCATGAACAAGAACGTGGATGATGAAAGGCTGTAGTGTGTATGTCACCTTCTTCCCGTGTAATGAATGTGTAAATTCATCATCCAGGCAGGCGTAAAAGAAGTTATCTTCATGTCTGATAAATACTGTGATAGTGAAGAGACAACAACTGCAAGGCTCACGTTTGATATGACTGGGGTTACATTCAGGAAATTCACACTAAAGTGCAGCAAGATTGCCATTGACTTTGATTCAGGTAACAGCAGACCTAGTCGAAAGCTTCTGTGAATTACATCTCATTAAATTTCCGGAAGATTGGTATTATCCTCTTCTTAGAAGCTGCTAATGCCTTTCATCTTGAAGTTACATGTAACTTTTTAATAGCCAGTACAGCAAAAGTAGATATCTAAAGAATAAAAAGCCTCAAATCTTCACTACTGTCTCCTCTGTCACAAGGAATCTACGTTTGTTTAAACTATTCACTTAGGGTTTAAAATAAGAGAACCTGTAGATAGCCTTTTGCACAGGACCAGAGTAAAGGTACCTCCTCTTGTATCCTGGTTTGCTGGGATGCTGGTGTCTGCAGAAGGGTGTCAGGGTAGTGGTATATTATCTCTCTGGGAGTGGAGCCCCTTGTTGTTTTGGCTTCCTATTTTTAGTTGGAACTCTTAAATTTAGTGTATGTGAATAGGACTTGTTCCTGGAGGAGACAACCTGTCTCCTCTTGTTGCCCCCTGAAACCACATCCTGCTGTGGTGGCAGCTGGAGTTGTGTGGATGGAAATGTGAGGCATCCACCCTGCTCCTTCTACTATGTGGAAACATGTTGCCTCTCCTGCACATGCCAACATGGTTCATTTCCAAAGCCACCATGTAACTGGAGAATAAATTAATTTCTACTCTGTAAGTGAATTTTGAGACATTCTGCCCTCCTGGAGGTGCTTTATTACAGATCCATTGGTGATTGGACTCATTTGTGCTCCTGGCACCAGGCCTTCATCTGCACAAATTCACCTTCCTAATCACCTTGAGTTGGGCAATGTGTGGTTGTACACCTTGTctttaatctcatttaatttttattattctcagaACCTTTCTTGAGAAAATACTTTCTTTATCCTAAAGattattaccttttaaaatgttcttatatttccttgagtttttattttgcctCCAAGGTTTTGTACTCCAAATTCTAGGGCATTTTGTAATTTGGCTCCTTACCAATATTATTAAAATctataaaaagtatttattgatagCTAATGTACTAATCTAATATAGAAATCAGATTGACATTTTTGTTACTTAAAGAGATTTTGATTGAATCAGCAGAGGTGTTCcaaattattcatttaacaaaaaattataagacacCTAGTTTGTGCTAAGTAACATATTACACTGGCCATACAGAGATAAAAGTCCCTGCCTCAAAGAGTCAAAAATCTAGGAAGACAGTATTAGCATGGGGTGCTTTGAGAGTATGGAAAGCACCATTATAGATAGTCTCACCAGCCTATCATTTCCCTTGAATATAACTGTCAGTCAGGTCAGGGTTCAATCAGAGAAGCAGAACTactagaatatatatttatatataaaggaTTTGACTTTATACTATTGTGGGAGCTAGTTAAGTGTCTGTAAGGCTGTTATCTTTTTGATGCTGGAGCTTGAAGTCCACAGGGCAGGCAGTTAAGGGATGATGTATATAAAGTGGAGATGGTAGAAACGAGTGGAAATCACAAGCACAGACTGAAACCCatgtaaatttttattatctCAGACCTTAATGGTGTAATTGTCCTGTATGACCCCAGTTCCTTTTGTAACATACACCTGGTCCAAAGGTTAGAGAGAGAATTATGATCCAGGGAAAGGATGGGAGGTGGCCCAGCTGCAACTTTTGAGCCAACGCATCATGTGTGAGCTACAAAATAGCTGCAGCTTAACGTCCTACCCTCCAAATCTTGCTCAAGAATCTTTTCTGGCTCACCCTAACCAGAACAGTCAGGGAAGAGAatcctgggaaatgtagttcagcctagccaagttgacacattacAAACCACCACGACAGCAAATGTTAACTTGAATGAAtactacttaaaaatttaagcCCCAGAGAGTCAgtgaaaacatttaataaaacatGGAGAAAGCAGAAAGGTGACAGGTCAGAAAAGAAAGCTGAACTGGCATTCAGAAGAGAGAGTTAGCCAAAAGAGTGTCTTTGTGGGATTAGATCCTGGAAAATGAGGCAGCATTTGTGATTGTAGAGAAGATGTAGGAGAGTGTGACATTTGAAACACTCAATAAGTTAATAGTGGAATATAAATAGTTATATTAGGGTCCTTAAATGCTGTGCTGAGGACAAGGCAGCCACCAGAAAGTTTTAAGCAGAGCAGTGAtgactatatttttgttttagaaaaatcactaGCAACAATACACAGGATATGTTTAGAGAGAGGCAAGACTAGTTAGGCTGTTGGGTCATTCTAGCTAAACAACATTGCAGGTCTTAACCAAAGACCTTGGCAGAACAGATGGAAAGGAAGGAATTGAGAAATACTAAAGGCAACATTAATAGGACCTGACTGGGGAGAATACAGAAGAAGGGAAGAATCAAGGCAGGTTTCTTGCTTGAGATAGTGGAAAAGGGAGGTACTATTTGCTGTGTTCAGGAAAGAGACTAAGTATAGATCCACGAAAGAACATCAGTGTAAAAGGAACGGCCAGTCATTGGAGGAAACTAGGAGAGAGTAGTGTCATAAAATTGAGAGTGGAGAGTTTCATGTAGAAGGAGTCAATAGTAACCAATTTTTCAGGGAAATTAAGAGAAGGACTGAAAGTGCTAATTAGAATTAATAGCTTGGAGGCTTTTAATGGCCTTCTTAGTGTAGTTTTGGTTTAATGGTAGGGACAGAAGATAGATTACTGTGAGGTTAAAGGAGTGAAAGGCAATGAGGAAATAGAATAATTTCCAGAACACTACTTACCCCAGTAACTAAAGGGAGCCAAAGGTTGGCCCATGGGAATGGTGTTTTACAATAAAAGGGgctcaaatgaagaaaaattcaatagaaggaggaagaggatgaaAACAGAAGGATGATAGACATAGTAAAATCCCTAAGTGGGAGAACAATATTCAGATGACAGGTGTAAGAATTAGCATTCGACAGAAGGAAATTTTTCCACTGAAACTAGAAAGGTAAggatggaccttgaaagaataaaatgtttctttcttttttttttttttttttttaaagatgaccggtaaggggatcttaacccttgacttggtgttgtcagcaccatgctctcccaaatgagctaaccggccatccctatatagggattcaaaccctctgccttggtgttatcagtaccacactctcccaagtgagccacgggtcgtcCCTAGAATGAAGTTTTTCAGTGGAGGAACAGGAAACTCATTCAACAATCACTTATAAAAAGTACACCATGGGTCAGGCACTGCTAGAAACTAGATCAAGACAATATGGTATCTGTCcacagagcttacagtctagcagGCTGGGTGTAGGGATTCATATAATAAGTGAACTTAATCTAGTATAGGAGATCCTGAAAAACCTTCTggaacaaattaaatttaaa
The sequence above is drawn from the Cynocephalus volans isolate mCynVol1 chromosome 8, mCynVol1.pri, whole genome shotgun sequence genome and encodes:
- the ATP5PB gene encoding ATP synthase F(0) complex subunit B1, mitochondrial, whose translation is MLSRVVLSAATTVAPSLKNAAFLGPGVLQATRIFHTGQPSRAPLPPLPEYGGKVRFGLIPEEFFQFLYPKTGVTGPYMLGTGLILYCLSKEIYVISAETFTGISVIGVFIYITKKYGASIGEFADKLNEEKIAKLEATKQASIKHIQDAIDLEKSQQALVQKRHYLFDVQRNNIAMALEVTYRERLHRVYKEVKNRLDYHISVQNMMRRKEQEHMINWVEKHVVQSISAQQEKETIAKCIADLKLLSKKVQAQPVM